From Sporosarcina sp. 6E9, a single genomic window includes:
- a CDS encoding ATPase, T2SS/T4P/T4SS family: MKRPTRKRIGDLLIESNIITEAQLERALNDKKRDEKIGDYLIKQKLITEQQLLLILEMQLGIPRIHLSQETIDQELMHIVPKELAKRANIMPVRKNGHKLLIAMDDPMDYFVIEEVRMATGYQIETSIAAKDDIFRAITKYYDLQESMDEVIQDNIPVVQEDDTQITDDDSPIVRLVNQIIASGVAQQASDIHFDPQDTELKIRYRVDGILRNDRSIPKNMQNIIIARVKIMGNLNITENRLPQDGRIKSVVNNRPIDIRLSTLPTIYGEKIVMRILDLGNALNDLDRLGFSDRNYKLFHSMLEKPNGIILITGPTGSGKSSTLYAGLNYLNDEKVNIITVEDPVEYQLEGINQIQVREEVGLTFAAGLRSILRQDPDVIMVGEIRDIETAQIAIRSSLTGHLVLSTLHTNNAIESISRLIDMGIETFLLSSSLLGIMAQRLVRQVCRDCRVERALLEHEVKFFESYGVTLETISEGKGCPSCNDTGYRGRLAIHEILSIDDTIKTQILNKENPGLIRQYAKSQGYKTLVEDGIDKIAAGLTTIEEVLRVATSE, from the coding sequence GTGAAACGTCCCACACGTAAACGAATTGGCGATTTGCTAATTGAATCGAATATTATCACTGAAGCGCAATTGGAAAGAGCTTTAAACGATAAAAAGCGAGACGAAAAAATCGGAGATTATTTAATAAAACAAAAGCTCATAACAGAGCAGCAGTTATTACTGATTCTTGAAATGCAACTCGGTATTCCGCGTATCCATTTAAGTCAAGAAACGATTGACCAAGAACTGATGCATATCGTACCGAAGGAATTAGCGAAACGTGCAAATATTATGCCGGTGCGAAAAAATGGTCACAAATTATTAATCGCCATGGATGATCCAATGGACTATTTCGTCATCGAAGAAGTTCGAATGGCCACCGGTTACCAAATTGAAACGAGTATTGCTGCGAAGGATGATATTTTCAGGGCGATTACCAAGTATTATGATCTGCAAGAATCAATGGATGAAGTCATTCAGGATAATATACCAGTGGTTCAGGAAGATGATACACAAATAACAGATGATGATTCGCCAATAGTACGTCTTGTTAACCAAATTATCGCAAGCGGCGTAGCTCAGCAGGCAAGCGATATTCACTTCGACCCACAAGATACAGAATTGAAGATTCGTTATCGTGTAGATGGCATATTACGAAACGATCGCTCAATACCGAAAAATATGCAAAATATCATTATTGCTCGAGTGAAAATAATGGGGAACTTAAATATAACCGAAAACAGACTTCCACAAGATGGTCGAATAAAATCGGTAGTCAATAACAGGCCGATAGACATTCGGCTATCCACTTTACCAACTATTTATGGTGAAAAAATCGTTATGCGAATTCTCGACCTAGGCAACGCATTAAACGATTTGGATAGACTTGGGTTTTCCGATAGGAATTATAAGCTATTTCATTCCATGCTGGAAAAACCGAACGGCATCATTTTAATAACAGGTCCAACAGGGTCGGGTAAGTCCTCTACGTTATATGCAGGATTGAATTACTTGAACGATGAAAAAGTAAACATTATCACGGTAGAAGATCCAGTCGAATACCAACTCGAAGGGATTAACCAAATACAAGTTCGGGAAGAAGTGGGGTTAACTTTCGCAGCTGGATTGCGATCCATACTTCGCCAAGACCCGGACGTAATCATGGTCGGTGAAATCCGGGATATTGAAACGGCTCAAATTGCCATTCGATCATCATTAACCGGTCACCTAGTCTTAAGCACATTACATACGAATAACGCGATTGAATCCATTTCAAGATTAATCGATATGGGAATCGAGACATTCCTATTGTCTTCATCACTCCTTGGAATTATGGCGCAACGGCTTGTGCGACAAGTATGTCGTGATTGTCGCGTGGAGCGAGCACTTCTTGAACATGAGGTGAAATTTTTCGAGTCATATGGTGTGACGTTGGAGACGATTAGCGAAGGAAAAGGTTGTCCTTCTTGTAATGATACTGGCTACCGTGGGCGACTCGCCATTCACGAAATCTTATCGATTGACGACACAATCAAAACGCAAATCTTGAATAAAGAAAACCCAGGCCTCATTCGTCAGTATGCAAAAAGTCAAGGGTATAAAACGCTAGTCGAAGATGGTATTGATAAGATTGCAGCAGGACTAACAACAATCGAAGAAGTACTACGCGTAGCGACATCAGAATAA
- a CDS encoding type IV pilus twitching motility protein PilT, translated as MPNTIDNLLEKAHEERASDLHLSYGIPAVYRVDGQLRQLDDRIFTSIDLEKMARKIIPKDKFTEFENKGETDFNYALGDICRFRVNAFHQRGEISIAARLIPTKIPTFEELGMPPILYDLANKPQGLILVTGPTGSGKSTTLASMIDYINTNAARHIITLEDPIEYLHEHKKSIVNQREIGVDTNSFADGLRAALRQDPEIILVGEMRDLETISTAITAAETGHLVIATLHTSSAATTIDRIIDVFPPHQQSQVRIQLANVLQGVVSQRLFINKNGSGRVAATEILIQTAAIANLIRSEKVHQIQNVIQTSRSLGMHTLEVSIQQLITNGIINYSEAKEFLTVGDY; from the coding sequence ATGCCAAACACAATTGACAATTTATTAGAAAAAGCACATGAAGAACGCGCATCTGATTTACATCTTTCCTACGGGATTCCAGCGGTTTACAGAGTTGATGGGCAACTACGGCAATTAGACGATCGGATTTTCACCTCTATCGATTTGGAAAAGATGGCTAGGAAAATCATTCCGAAAGATAAATTTACTGAGTTTGAAAATAAAGGTGAAACCGATTTTAACTATGCACTCGGTGACATCTGCCGTTTTCGAGTCAATGCATTTCATCAACGTGGTGAAATTTCAATCGCTGCTCGATTAATTCCAACAAAGATTCCAACGTTTGAAGAATTGGGTATGCCGCCTATTCTTTATGATTTAGCCAATAAACCACAAGGACTCATCTTAGTGACAGGTCCTACCGGTTCAGGAAAATCAACGACGCTTGCATCGATGATTGATTATATAAATACAAACGCGGCGCGTCATATCATTACGCTTGAAGATCCGATTGAATATTTACATGAACATAAAAAGTCCATCGTAAATCAACGTGAAATCGGGGTAGATACAAACTCATTTGCCGATGGTCTGCGTGCAGCGCTTCGGCAAGACCCGGAAATTATTCTAGTGGGGGAAATGCGTGATCTTGAAACAATATCAACTGCTATCACTGCAGCAGAAACAGGTCACTTAGTAATCGCGACCTTGCATACGAGCAGTGCAGCAACAACCATTGACCGAATCATCGACGTCTTTCCACCCCATCAACAAAGCCAAGTGCGAATTCAACTCGCGAACGTCTTGCAAGGGGTTGTCTCACAAAGACTATTCATCAATAAAAACGGCAGTGGTCGAGTAGCGGCTACCGAAATATTAATCCAAACAGCAGCAATCGCGAATTTAATACGATCAGAAAAAGTACACCAAATTCAAAACGTGATTCAAACGAGCAGAAGCTTAGGCATGCACACACTAGAAGTCTCTATTCAACAACTGATTACAAACGGCATCATTAACTACAGTGAAGCGAAAGAGTTTTTGACTGTAGGTGATTATTAA
- a CDS encoding type II secretion system F family protein → MSTVFKYSGRSSTGAFKKGVVSADTEAAAIAKLRRQGINPREIAESTNILHKQVSLGGKVKNEDFVIYCRQFATLIRAGVTLVESTNILADQSTSKVLKSALFAVEEDVRSGTAFSVAAAKESKVFPPLFVNMIRAGELTGNLDETLDRLAFYYEKQHALTKKIQSTMMYPLVLFIITIAVVIFLMLTIVPTFTAMFADFGAELPFITLFVMAISDFIRGFWWLLLLLILIPVFGFNYLFKNNKSFHYQVHYLLLKMPIFGKLLQKSAIARMTRTLSSLFSSSVPILNALTIVEKVIGDPVIGKVVLESRTSLEQGSTLSAPLEKSWIFPPLVTQMTAIGEQTGSLDYMLEKIAEFYEDDVDRTVDTLKSLIEPLMIVFLAAIVGTIVLAIMIPMFSLYEQI, encoded by the coding sequence ATGTCAACAGTTTTCAAATATAGTGGTCGATCGTCGACGGGCGCATTTAAAAAAGGTGTCGTTTCCGCAGATACGGAAGCGGCGGCAATCGCAAAGCTTAGAAGACAAGGCATAAATCCAAGGGAAATTGCGGAGTCAACAAATATTTTACACAAGCAGGTTTCTCTTGGGGGAAAAGTTAAAAACGAGGACTTTGTCATCTATTGCAGACAGTTTGCAACGCTTATTCGTGCAGGTGTCACGCTCGTTGAATCTACTAACATTTTGGCGGACCAATCCACTAGTAAGGTGTTGAAAAGTGCTTTATTCGCGGTAGAAGAAGATGTTCGATCGGGTACAGCTTTTTCCGTTGCCGCAGCAAAAGAAAGTAAAGTCTTTCCACCCCTTTTTGTCAATATGATACGCGCTGGGGAATTAACGGGAAACTTGGATGAAACTTTGGACCGGCTAGCATTCTATTACGAGAAACAACATGCGTTAACAAAGAAGATTCAATCGACAATGATGTATCCGCTAGTATTATTCATTATTACAATTGCTGTTGTTATCTTCCTCATGTTGACGATTGTGCCGACTTTTACAGCCATGTTTGCGGATTTCGGTGCAGAATTACCGTTCATTACCTTATTCGTCATGGCGATTAGTGACTTTATTCGAGGATTTTGGTGGTTATTATTACTACTAATCTTGATACCTGTATTTGGCTTTAATTATTTATTTAAGAATAACAAATCATTTCATTACCAAGTTCATTATTTATTACTGAAAATGCCGATTTTCGGTAAATTGCTCCAGAAATCAGCGATTGCACGAATGACACGTACATTGTCATCATTATTTAGTAGTTCAGTACCAATTTTAAATGCACTAACAATTGTTGAGAAGGTAATTGGCGATCCGGTAATTGGAAAAGTAGTTTTGGAATCTAGAACTAGTTTAGAACAAGGAAGTACACTATCAGCACCACTCGAAAAGAGTTGGATTTTTCCACCACTAGTAACACAAATGACGGCAATTGGTGAACAGACAGGTTCACTTGATTATATGTTAGAAAAAATTGCAGAGTTTTACGAAGACGATGTTGATCGAACTGTCGACACATTAAAATCCTTAATCGAACCACTCATGATTGTTTTTTTAGCGGCAATCGTTGGAACAATCGTCCTTGCAATCATGATTCCAATGTTCAGCTTGTACGAACAGATTTAA
- a CDS encoding prepilin-type N-terminal cleavage/methylation domain-containing protein yields the protein MFKNMKKQLNNEKGLTLIELLAVIVILAIIAAIAVPAIGNIIAKSNDRAILADASTVLSGAKLAIANNECKEDKTAKTITCNATVLKSYVEKDIVTGNDTTGDKVVKETETNEYTIHYANFKEIKKITVDGLTQSNGTTTSDTLTEEKLLAAMGKN from the coding sequence ATGTTTAAAAATATGAAGAAACAACTGAACAACGAAAAAGGGTTGACACTAATTGAATTACTCGCGGTTATTGTTATTTTAGCGATTATCGCGGCGATTGCGGTGCCGGCGATTGGGAATATTATTGCTAAATCTAATGACCGTGCAATTTTAGCTGACGCTTCAACTGTATTATCAGGAGCAAAACTTGCTATCGCAAACAACGAATGTAAAGAAGATAAAACTGCAAAAACAATTACTTGTAATGCAACTGTACTTAAAAGCTACGTGGAAAAAGATATTGTCACAGGCAACGATACAACTGGTGATAAAGTAGTTAAAGAAACAGAGACTAATGAGTATACAATCCATTATGCTAACTTTAAAGAAATTAAAAAAATCACCGTTGATGGCTTGACTCAATCAAACGGTACGACTACATCTGATACTTTAACAGAGGAAAAGTTATTAGCTGCAATGGGTAAAAATTAA
- the pilM gene encoding type IV pilus biogenesis protein PilM: MFRRNKNRVVSIEMNDYVIRGLITQDGDLETAKVYEYALPPGVIVDEVLVDELAFFELLKNLVKDWNISRHDLRFFVPDHSVMMRTFDHPKELASNELKGYVEMELGRTIHLPFEDPLLDVYDHVEGDGEAVIYASSSEEVVKVMQLYHDLNLHPKVLDVRMLSIIRFLKNVGYLTTNRTFLVADWSINALSISIYSNENVDFLRYHSVETPDRNWTYAPDLMDVNLFTYDGEIEEYKMSLSEQVLEVERILNFYRFSLNKGEKSVDQIVLVGDNPEMPYIQELLEATIDMPVNIIDDAFVKRHYNELNRKHVALIGLSLKEEDALGS; the protein is encoded by the coding sequence ATGTTTCGTAGAAATAAAAATAGAGTCGTTTCTATAGAAATGAATGATTATGTGATTCGGGGACTTATTACGCAAGATGGCGATTTGGAAACGGCTAAAGTTTATGAATATGCATTGCCGCCTGGGGTTATCGTTGATGAAGTTCTCGTAGATGAACTTGCGTTTTTTGAGCTTCTTAAAAATCTTGTGAAGGATTGGAATATTTCACGTCATGACTTGCGTTTTTTTGTTCCAGATCATTCTGTCATGATGCGAACATTTGACCACCCGAAAGAATTGGCGTCGAATGAATTAAAAGGATATGTTGAAATGGAACTAGGACGTACAATTCATTTGCCTTTTGAGGATCCGCTTCTTGATGTTTATGACCATGTTGAGGGTGATGGTGAAGCGGTTATTTATGCATCTTCTTCTGAGGAAGTCGTTAAAGTGATGCAACTTTATCATGATCTTAATTTACATCCAAAAGTGTTGGATGTACGTATGTTATCGATCATACGGTTCTTAAAAAATGTAGGTTATTTAACTACTAATCGAACTTTTTTGGTTGCGGATTGGTCGATAAATGCATTGTCTATTAGTATTTATTCCAACGAAAACGTGGACTTCCTTCGGTACCATTCAGTAGAGACGCCGGACCGGAATTGGACGTATGCACCTGATTTAATGGATGTAAATTTGTTTACATATGATGGTGAAATTGAAGAATATAAGATGTCGTTATCAGAACAAGTATTGGAAGTTGAACGGATTTTAAACTTTTATCGATTTTCACTAAATAAAGGTGAAAAGTCTGTGGATCAGATTGTGCTCGTCGGTGATAATCCGGAGATGCCTTATATTCAAGAGCTATTAGAAGCTACCATTGATATGCCTGTTAACATTATTGATGATGCTTTCGTTAAACGACATTATAACGAATTAAACCGAAAACATGTCGCGTTGATTGGTCTTTCATTAAAGGAGGAAGATGCACTTGGCTCCTGA
- a CDS encoding PilN domain-containing protein, whose translation MAPEINLLPHIERPSRGRRSLTIVLGIAFLLLVIYLSFQYISLNKTIQSLQTEEQQLQAEKAELEESIIVLDTPVKIDLATSVEFVESVSYAVSPLLVEVNKYVNENTYLRNYIFSESTIKFAVDFETLAEVVAYVGDLSSSPYFQDVKVEQIYTFDPASSTDEPGEETKSFEKVERFANELTVEIDPYYIRTGGVAE comes from the coding sequence TTGGCTCCTGAGATTAACCTGCTCCCGCATATAGAGCGGCCATCACGTGGTAGGCGATCACTAACGATTGTCCTAGGTATAGCTTTTCTGTTACTAGTAATTTACCTTTCATTTCAATATATTTCATTGAATAAAACAATCCAATCGCTTCAAACCGAGGAGCAACAATTGCAAGCGGAAAAAGCAGAGTTAGAAGAATCGATTATTGTATTAGACACGCCGGTAAAGATTGACCTTGCGACTTCAGTTGAATTTGTTGAAAGTGTTTCTTATGCTGTATCTCCTTTACTTGTGGAAGTGAATAAATACGTGAATGAAAATACATATTTACGAAACTATATTTTTTCTGAAAGTACGATTAAATTTGCGGTTGATTTCGAAACACTCGCTGAAGTTGTTGCGTATGTCGGTGATTTATCGAGTAGTCCTTATTTCCAAGATGTAAAAGTTGAACAAATTTACACATTTGACCCAGCTTCGAGTACCGATGAACCGGGAGAAGAAACGAAAAGCTTTGAGAAGGTCGAGCGTTTTGCGAATGAATTGACGGTTGAGATTGATCCGTACTATATACGGACAGGCGGTGTCGCGGAATGA
- a CDS encoding A24 family peptidase has translation MDIVMGLLFFIYGIVFGSFFNVVGLRVPKKESIVSPPSHCTNCNRKLGVLDLVPVFSYIFLKGKCRGCQTKISFIYPFMEFATGVLFALAYFMLGFSGELVVALLFLSLLVIITVSDIAYMLIPDKVLLPFAVVLFISRVLIPLTPWWDALLGAVVGFGVLYFIAVVSKGGMGGGDIKLFFVIGLVLGTVNTLLTLFVAAFIGSIIGIIILRRAGKGRKTPVPFGPSIALAAVLCYFWGADLVEWYMTMFT, from the coding sequence ATGGATATTGTTATGGGGCTTTTATTTTTCATATACGGCATCGTTTTCGGCTCGTTTTTCAACGTCGTTGGTTTACGGGTGCCGAAGAAGGAATCCATTGTTTCACCGCCATCGCATTGTACAAACTGTAACCGGAAACTTGGGGTACTCGACCTTGTTCCGGTTTTTTCCTACATCTTCTTAAAAGGAAAGTGCAGGGGATGCCAAACGAAGATTAGTTTTATCTATCCATTTATGGAGTTTGCGACGGGTGTATTATTTGCGTTGGCGTATTTCATGCTTGGATTTAGTGGGGAATTAGTTGTCGCGTTGTTATTTTTGTCTCTTCTTGTCATTATTACGGTATCGGATATTGCTTATATGCTCATTCCCGACAAAGTGCTTCTACCGTTCGCTGTCGTGTTGTTCATTTCCCGGGTATTAATCCCGCTAACGCCGTGGTGGGACGCTTTGTTGGGTGCTGTAGTCGGTTTTGGGGTGCTTTATTTCATCGCGGTCGTGTCGAAAGGCGGAATGGGCGGTGGGGATATTAAATTGTTTTTTGTCATCGGGCTTGTTCTCGGCACCGTCAATACGTTACTGACGCTCTTTGTGGCTGCGTTTATCGGCTCGATTATCGGCATTATTATTTTACGGCGAGCGGGCAAGGGAAGAAAAACACCCGTCCCATTTGGACCTTCCATCGCGCTTGCGGCTGTCCTTTGTTATTTCTGGGGGGCCGACCTTGTCGAATGGTATATGACGATGTTTACATAA
- the radC gene encoding DNA repair protein RadC → MTINLELDLEPKIMIRDVHIADRPRERLVRQGAPSLSNQELIAILLRTGTKDESVLVLANRVLSSFDKIQDLRDATVEEFTKINGIGNAKAVQLLAAAELGKRLYQKHSEGRYTIRSPEDAAAYLMTDMSSLPQEHFVVLFLNVKNEVLHKQTIFIGSLNSSIVHPREIFREAVKRSAASIICAHNHPSGNPSPSPEDIEVTKRLSEAGALMGIEVLDHVIIGDHQFISLKEKGYM, encoded by the coding sequence ATGACCATTAACTTGGAATTGGACCTTGAACCCAAAATAATGATTCGTGATGTCCATATTGCGGACAGGCCTCGCGAACGACTCGTGAGACAAGGTGCGCCTAGTTTATCAAATCAAGAGTTGATTGCGATTTTACTTCGAACCGGGACCAAGGATGAATCGGTTCTCGTTCTAGCGAATCGCGTGTTATCGTCTTTCGATAAAATTCAAGATTTACGGGACGCGACGGTCGAGGAGTTTACAAAGATTAACGGCATTGGCAATGCGAAAGCCGTGCAACTGCTCGCGGCCGCTGAATTGGGCAAACGTTTGTATCAAAAGCATTCAGAAGGTCGTTATACCATTCGCTCACCAGAAGACGCAGCGGCTTACTTAATGACGGACATGTCCTCGCTTCCGCAAGAACATTTCGTCGTCTTATTTTTAAATGTAAAAAATGAAGTGCTTCATAAGCAAACGATTTTTATTGGATCATTGAATTCCAGCATAGTACACCCAAGGGAAATATTTCGCGAAGCAGTAAAACGATCTGCGGCTTCCATTATTTGTGCGCACAATCATCCCTCAGGTAATCCTTCACCGTCACCGGAAGACATCGAAGTGACTAAGAGATTGAGTGAGGCTGGCGCTTTAATGGGGATTGAAGTCCTAGACCACGTCATTATTGGGGACCATCAGTTCATCAGCTTGAAAGAAAAAGGGTACATGTGA
- a CDS encoding rod shape-determining protein, protein MFGFGARDVGIDLGTANTLVFVKGKGIVLREPSVVAKNTHTGEIVAVGSEARNMIGRTPGSIIATRPMKDGVIADYEITTAMIEHYMREAMKASGGSFKKPNVMVCVPYGITSVEQRAVIDASRQAGAKDAYTIEEPFAAAIGAGLPVWEPTGSMVVDIGGGTTEVAVISLGGIVTSESIRVGGDTMDVAISSYIRKTYNLTIGERTAEAIKMEIGSANATTKTEKMEIRGRDLLTGLPKTLEITSDEVADALRESITQIIEGVRKTLETTPPELSSDVMERGIVLTGGGALLRNIEKVISEETNMPVFIAEEPLDCVAIGTGKALDNFDVIKKMQAR, encoded by the coding sequence TTGTTTGGATTTGGAGCAAGAGATGTAGGAATTGATTTAGGAACAGCAAATACGTTAGTTTTTGTAAAAGGGAAAGGGATCGTGTTACGCGAACCTTCCGTTGTGGCAAAAAACACACATACAGGTGAAATCGTCGCTGTTGGTAGCGAAGCGAGAAACATGATTGGACGTACACCTGGTTCAATTATAGCAACAAGACCAATGAAAGACGGCGTTATCGCTGATTATGAAATTACGACTGCGATGATTGAACATTATATGAGAGAAGCAATGAAAGCTTCAGGTGGTTCATTTAAAAAGCCGAACGTAATGGTTTGTGTGCCTTACGGAATTACATCTGTCGAGCAGCGCGCTGTAATTGACGCATCTCGTCAAGCTGGCGCGAAAGACGCGTATACGATTGAAGAGCCATTTGCAGCTGCAATCGGTGCGGGACTTCCAGTTTGGGAACCTACAGGTAGCATGGTTGTTGATATCGGTGGCGGAACGACTGAAGTTGCGGTCATTTCACTAGGAGGTATTGTCACAAGCGAATCAATCCGTGTAGGTGGCGATACGATGGACGTTGCAATTTCAAGTTATATCCGTAAAACATATAATTTAACAATTGGTGAACGTACAGCAGAAGCGATTAAAATGGAAATCGGTTCAGCAAATGCGACGACTAAAACTGAAAAGATGGAAATTCGTGGACGAGACCTACTTACAGGGTTGCCAAAAACGCTTGAAATCACTTCAGATGAAGTTGCGGATGCACTTCGAGAGTCGATTACGCAAATTATTGAAGGCGTTCGTAAAACTTTGGAAACTACTCCACCTGAATTATCGTCAGACGTTATGGAACGTGGAATCGTTCTTACTGGTGGTGGCGCGCTTCTAAGAAATATCGAAAAAGTTATTTCAGAAGAAACAAATATGCCTGTATTCATTGCAGAAGAACCATTAGATTGTGTTGCAATAGGTACTGGTAAAGCGTTAGATAATTTTGATGTTATTAAAAAAATGCAAGCTAGATAA
- the mreC gene encoding rod shape-determining protein MreC, producing MPRFFSNKRLILLLVGVIVLVALISFSLRDRQNASLPEQIVKDVVGFGQSFFSKPAHYITGVIGNVDGVLNTYAENKKLKSRLSEYAAIQSELADVQAENNNLREIIDKKENLRAYDPVHATVIARNPDQWEEKIIIDKGQAQGIKKNMAVVTASGLIGKVINTSSTTSTIELLSTENQNFRVSAVVPGKKPAFGLIEGYDQARGELIMKRIDSSFKIKEGDKVISSGLGGIFPKGLSIGEITEVSTDDYGLTKLAYIRPAATFSMLDHVIVAIRKSETVDGADGDGTAGTEGEDGS from the coding sequence ATGCCGCGATTTTTTTCAAATAAACGATTGATTTTACTGCTCGTGGGCGTAATTGTCCTTGTAGCTTTAATCTCATTCTCCCTGCGTGATCGGCAAAACGCCTCCTTACCGGAACAAATTGTAAAAGATGTCGTAGGCTTCGGGCAATCATTTTTCTCTAAGCCCGCGCATTACATAACAGGTGTCATTGGCAATGTAGACGGTGTTTTGAATACATATGCAGAAAATAAGAAGTTGAAATCTCGTCTAAGTGAATACGCGGCGATACAGTCCGAACTTGCAGATGTGCAAGCGGAAAATAATAATCTTCGTGAAATCATCGATAAAAAAGAGAATTTGCGAGCCTATGATCCTGTTCACGCAACTGTCATTGCACGAAATCCGGATCAATGGGAAGAAAAGATTATTATTGATAAAGGACAAGCACAAGGAATTAAGAAAAACATGGCAGTTGTCACGGCTAGCGGTTTAATCGGAAAAGTGATTAATACTTCATCGACGACTTCGACAATTGAATTGCTGTCAACGGAAAATCAAAATTTCCGCGTTTCGGCTGTTGTTCCAGGTAAAAAACCTGCATTTGGACTGATAGAAGGCTATGACCAAGCACGTGGAGAACTCATTATGAAACGCATTGACTCCAGTTTTAAGATTAAAGAAGGCGATAAAGTAATTTCATCGGGGCTTGGCGGAATTTTTCCAAAAGGGCTTTCCATCGGCGAAATAACCGAAGTATCAACCGATGATTACGGGCTGACGAAACTCGCTTACATTCGACCGGCTGCAACGTTTTCAATGCTTGACCACGTCATTGTCGCAATTAGGAAGTCAGAAACAGTAGATGGAGCGGATGGCGACGGGACAGCAGGTACGGAGGGGGAGGATGGATCATGA
- the mreD gene encoding rod shape-determining protein MreD has translation MIRSVIPLIAILLFFLEPVFSLYSPIEVGGTLYILVPRFVIVYLVFIAIYYSRQRAIIYGIVFGLLYDMFYIDIIGLYAFLYPLICFIAAGIIRYVHKHIITVMILTLLLVALLDVLSYTFVSIIALTSIEPEVFISTRLIPTMIANSLFVIMFGWIFKKLIDNRVLLKGSEAL, from the coding sequence ATGATTAGGTCTGTCATCCCTCTTATTGCCATTTTACTCTTTTTCCTGGAACCCGTATTTAGTCTATATTCACCCATAGAAGTTGGCGGGACTCTTTATATTCTAGTGCCGCGTTTTGTCATCGTTTATCTTGTTTTTATCGCAATTTATTATAGCCGACAGCGCGCAATCATTTACGGAATTGTCTTTGGTCTCTTGTATGATATGTTTTACATTGATATTATAGGATTATATGCATTTCTATATCCATTGATTTGTTTTATCGCTGCAGGAATTATTCGCTATGTTCATAAGCATATTATTACAGTTATGATCTTAACTTTATTACTCGTAGCCTTATTAGATGTTTTATCGTATACATTCGTTAGTATTATCGCGTTGACATCAATCGAGCCAGAGGTATTCATTTCGACTCGGCTAATTCCGACGATGATTGCAAATTCACTATTTGTCATTATGTTCGGGTGGATATTTAAGAAATTAATTGATAATCGAGTTTTGCTCAAAGGAAGTGAAGCTCTTTAA
- the minC gene encoding septum site-determining protein MinC, giving the protein MTKQQQYVVIKGTKDGLVLRLDDKCSYSDLLAELRNKVAEDGLEGIAEVRVDTGNRYCNENELREIMNIIHESPNLRVSRIQSDVITMEECNNRIQEKQSETFIGIVRSGQIVKADGDLVVIGDVNPSGRVEAAGSIYVLGRLKGIAHAGSKGNRDAVIAASWLEATHLLIAEEMQLMTDEITILSEQPEMECAYIHPKGFIAIDRLQELRILRPQLSTFKGGI; this is encoded by the coding sequence ATGACGAAACAGCAACAGTATGTAGTAATCAAAGGGACGAAGGACGGTCTCGTTTTACGTCTCGATGATAAATGTTCCTATTCGGATTTACTTGCCGAGCTTCGTAACAAAGTAGCCGAAGATGGTTTAGAAGGCATTGCGGAAGTGCGTGTCGACACAGGCAATCGGTACTGCAACGAAAATGAGTTAAGGGAAATCATGAATATTATTCATGAATCGCCCAATTTAAGAGTTTCAAGGATTCAAAGTGATGTAATCACTATGGAAGAGTGCAATAATAGAATACAAGAAAAACAATCCGAGACCTTTATTGGCATCGTTCGTTCGGGGCAAATCGTGAAAGCGGACGGCGACCTAGTCGTTATAGGCGATGTCAATCCAAGCGGTCGCGTTGAAGCGGCGGGTAGTATCTATGTACTTGGCCGTTTAAAAGGAATTGCTCACGCGGGGTCAAAGGGTAATCGCGATGCTGTTATTGCGGCCTCTTGGCTGGAAGCGACGCATTTATTAATCGCTGAAGAAATGCAGTTGATGACGGATGAAATCACCATTTTGTCTGAGCAACCGGAAATGGAATGTGCATATATTCATCCGAAAGGATTCATAGCGATTGACCGGTTGCAGGAGCTCCGGATCCTCCGACCACAACTATCTACATTCAAAGGGGGCATCTAG